In one Saccharibacillus brassicae genomic region, the following are encoded:
- a CDS encoding ZIP family metal transporter: MWSALLWGGISASAVVLGALAALFLRIKKRYIGWIMAFGVGTLIGAAAFELLGDALEDGGVLATGIGFTAGALVYTVFDLIVSRRGGSNRKRSGKDESGSKAAGGEADQSGLGIFAGTVMDAIPESIMLGASLIAGNGISVVLVVSIFVSNIPEGLSSTVGLQKNGYSRKKIFVMWGAVLLVSALAAMGGYLFLEQLSGEMKAAIGAFAGGGIIAMLCSTMMPEAFEEGGPAVGFIASMGLLTAILLDTFS; encoded by the coding sequence ATGTGGAGCGCATTGTTATGGGGCGGCATTTCCGCGTCGGCCGTCGTGCTGGGCGCGTTGGCGGCTTTGTTTTTACGCATTAAAAAGCGGTATATCGGCTGGATCATGGCGTTCGGCGTCGGCACGCTGATCGGCGCGGCCGCGTTCGAGCTGCTCGGCGACGCGCTGGAAGACGGCGGCGTGCTGGCGACGGGCATCGGATTTACGGCGGGCGCGCTCGTGTATACGGTCTTCGACCTGATCGTGTCCCGGCGCGGCGGCTCGAACCGCAAACGTTCGGGCAAAGACGAATCCGGTTCAAAAGCCGCCGGCGGCGAAGCCGACCAGAGCGGCCTCGGCATTTTCGCCGGCACCGTGATGGACGCCATTCCGGAGTCGATCATGCTCGGCGCAAGCCTGATCGCGGGCAACGGCATCAGCGTCGTGCTCGTCGTCTCGATCTTCGTCAGCAATATCCCGGAAGGATTGTCGAGCACCGTCGGCCTGCAAAAAAACGGCTATTCGCGCAAAAAGATATTCGTCATGTGGGGCGCGGTCCTGCTCGTATCGGCGCTGGCCGCGATGGGCGGCTACCTGTTCCTGGAGCAGCTCTCCGGCGAAATGAAAGCCGCGATCGGCGCTTTCGCCGGCGGCGGCATCATCGCCATGCTGTGCTCGACCATGATGCCGGAAGCTTTCGAAGAAGGCGGCCCGGCCGTAGGCTTCATCGCGTCGATGGGACTGCTGACCGCAATCCTGCTTGATACGTTCTCGTAA
- a CDS encoding TetR/AcrR family transcriptional regulator, producing MPEPNHSLREIKKARTRIKLYEAGLDLMRTRKFSEIMVDDICREAETSKVTFFKCFPQKEALLVYFMRAWLTERMLEIDDGGRRGFASIRHLLAGVADGYEARPGVMPGLIAFLAEKDMHPCMPDLSAAEIHLLFPGREKEAAATPDLSDLFERCMLEARSDGTLDPDLPIDEAVKLLWTIFYGAFLTARLYASDDIRGFYDLHLRVMERG from the coding sequence TTGCCGGAACCGAACCATTCACTGCGCGAGATCAAGAAAGCAAGAACGCGCATCAAGCTGTACGAAGCCGGGCTGGACCTGATGCGTACGCGCAAGTTCAGCGAGATCATGGTGGACGACATCTGCCGCGAGGCGGAAACGTCGAAAGTGACTTTTTTTAAATGTTTTCCGCAAAAGGAAGCGCTGCTCGTCTATTTCATGCGAGCGTGGCTGACCGAACGGATGCTGGAGATCGACGACGGCGGCCGGCGCGGCTTCGCTTCGATCCGCCATCTGCTGGCCGGCGTGGCGGACGGATACGAAGCAAGGCCCGGCGTCATGCCGGGATTGATCGCTTTTTTGGCCGAAAAAGATATGCATCCGTGCATGCCCGACCTGAGCGCGGCGGAGATTCACCTGCTGTTTCCCGGCCGGGAAAAGGAGGCGGCGGCGACGCCCGACCTGTCCGATCTGTTCGAACGCTGCATGCTCGAAGCGCGAAGCGACGGGACGCTTGACCCCGATCTGCCGATCGACGAAGCGGTCAAGCTGCTGTGGACGATTTTTTACGGAGCGTTTCTGACGGCGCGCTTGTACGCCTCGGACGATATCCGCGGATTTTACGACCTGCATCTGAGAGTAATGGAACGAGGCTGA
- a CDS encoding response regulator transcription factor, which yields MKNGKKILIVEDDSAIAEIERDYLEIDGFGVELVDNGTDGIVRGSSGEFDLILLDVMLPGADGFAVCRKLRETMDIPILMVTARQEDIDKIRGLGLGADDYIVKPFSPGELVARVKSNLAQYERLRSRSAMPADGELKVGQIAIRPQSRRVYVRGEELTLKNKEYELLLFMLEHADMVLSKETLYEKIWGYDAIGDSATVAVHINRLREKIEDNPGDPKVIQTVWGAGYRFKA from the coding sequence ATGAAGAACGGCAAAAAGATATTGATCGTCGAAGACGACAGCGCGATCGCGGAGATCGAACGGGATTATCTGGAGATCGACGGATTCGGCGTGGAGCTTGTCGATAACGGCACGGACGGCATTGTGCGCGGAAGCAGCGGGGAGTTTGATTTGATCCTGCTCGACGTGATGCTGCCGGGCGCGGACGGGTTCGCGGTCTGCCGCAAACTGCGCGAGACGATGGATATTCCGATCCTGATGGTGACGGCGCGGCAGGAAGACATCGACAAGATCCGGGGGCTGGGACTTGGGGCGGACGATTATATCGTGAAGCCTTTTTCGCCGGGGGAGCTGGTCGCGCGCGTCAAATCGAACCTCGCCCAGTACGAACGTCTGCGCAGCCGCAGCGCGATGCCCGCGGACGGCGAGCTCAAGGTCGGTCAGATCGCGATCCGCCCGCAGTCGCGGCGCGTCTATGTGCGGGGCGAAGAGCTGACGCTCAAAAACAAAGAGTACGAGCTGCTGCTGTTCATGCTCGAACATGCCGACATGGTGCTGAGCAAAGAGACGCTGTACGAGAAAATCTGGGGCTACGACGCGATCGGCGACAGCGCCACGGTGGCTGTCCATATCAATCGCCTGCGGGAAAAGATCGAAGACAATCCGGGCGATCCGAAAGTGATCCAGACGGTGTGGGGAGCGGGATACCGGTTCAAGGCATAG
- a CDS encoding DUF4188 domain-containing protein codes for MAKVIPGRQTARIEGPFVVFIIGTRVNKWYAVHKWLPVLRSMGPMIQELYSNKELGFLDASVSLTGRGVSLVQYWRSYDQLEQYARGGEHHLKAWKTFNRKLRAGNAVGIYHETYLVENGAHESIYVNMPPTGLGRASELHPVGAGGETSRQRAGLGGAGQGEPSADLPPS; via the coding sequence ATGGCGAAAGTCATTCCGGGCAGACAGACGGCACGGATCGAAGGACCGTTTGTCGTATTCATTATCGGAACGCGCGTGAACAAATGGTATGCGGTGCACAAATGGCTGCCCGTGCTGCGTTCGATGGGACCGATGATTCAGGAATTGTACAGCAACAAAGAACTGGGTTTTCTTGACGCTTCGGTGTCCCTGACCGGACGCGGCGTCTCCCTTGTCCAATATTGGCGCTCGTATGATCAGTTGGAACAGTATGCCCGCGGCGGCGAACATCATCTCAAAGCGTGGAAAACGTTCAACCGCAAACTGCGCGCGGGCAACGCCGTCGGCATCTACCACGAGACGTACCTGGTCGAGAACGGCGCGCACGAATCGATCTACGTGAACATGCCGCCGACCGGCCTCGGCCGCGCCAGCGAACTGCATCCGGTCGGCGCGGGCGGAGAAACGTCGCGGCAGCGGGCCGGTCTCGGCGGCGCCGGACAGGGCGAACCTTCTGCGGACCTGCCGCCAAGCTGA
- a CDS encoding metallophosphoesterase family protein, whose amino-acid sequence MSKRTLAISDIHGELHLLDRLLHQISYDPAADQLVLLGDYIDRGPLSMQTLDRVIDLCAEGAIALKGNHEDLMLRALDGGDEEDWKRWIVRNGGCVTLESYGFSDKELRVELGANYRRPELRSETLERHLDFVRGLGLFYETDDFVFVHAGIPPGLTAAEADPSDLIWIREPFHRGYDGSKTVVFGHTPTRGLHGDEDNNDLYYGANRIIGIDGGAVFGGQLNALDTQSGQTFYVKSDSPA is encoded by the coding sequence ATGTCAAAAAGAACGTTGGCCATCAGCGATATCCACGGCGAACTGCATCTGCTGGACCGCCTGCTGCACCAAATAAGCTACGATCCGGCTGCCGACCAACTGGTGCTGCTCGGCGATTATATCGACCGCGGCCCGCTGTCCATGCAGACGCTTGACCGTGTCATCGACCTGTGCGCCGAAGGGGCGATCGCGCTCAAAGGCAACCACGAAGATTTGATGCTGCGCGCGCTCGACGGCGGAGACGAAGAAGACTGGAAACGCTGGATCGTGCGCAACGGCGGCTGCGTAACGCTTGAGAGCTACGGCTTCTCCGACAAAGAGCTGCGGGTCGAGCTGGGCGCGAACTACCGGCGGCCCGAGCTGAGATCGGAGACGCTGGAGCGACATCTCGATTTCGTGCGCGGTCTGGGCCTCTTTTATGAGACAGACGATTTCGTGTTCGTGCATGCCGGCATCCCGCCGGGCCTGACCGCGGCCGAAGCCGATCCGTCCGATCTGATCTGGATACGCGAGCCGTTTCACCGCGGCTACGACGGAAGCAAGACGGTCGTGTTCGGCCACACCCCGACGCGGGGCCTGCACGGGGACGAAGACAACAACGACCTGTATTACGGCGCCAACCGCATTATCGGCATCGACGGCGGCGCGGTGTTCGGCGGCCAGCTCAACGCGCTCGATACGCAGAGCGGACAGACGTTTTATGTAAAAAGCGATTCGCCGGCTTAA
- a CDS encoding MFS transporter — protein MLTGSGKKAADGADSHASRLSIFLSPIRKSKAFTYLWLGQWIAMLGSSVSVLILPLVVYSLTDSSTALGLAMTCYMLPNIIALPFAGWIVDKTDRLRLVMLSNAARLCIMLLAAISIFNGSLTLERLYIGLVFYGMMEGVFNPAYSALRAEVFTPDIRNAANALSQISIQGVRLLGPALGGMLVTAASPGAGFALDSITYFISLLCFLMLGRVLARQKGRSGGGWRARSDKLGGQAGTQAAQGIAAPRADEAANGGAAANGQGAAGRSETADAAASLRGGMPAETVVPPGGVAPGDAAAAAPRTPSVLSGFGAEFMEGVHVLRKLPWLWITILAFSLLNICYTGIVAVLVPWLFKVHHGLPPSVYGIAMAGTAVGAILAAVLFGSKRDWQRRGLVAYGGALLGGVALLLLSVITWVPGLVMAMVLEGFGMMMFMIIWEISLQELVPAESFGRVASLDMLGSFALLPVGYLIVGHLADTIGGLPTIAIFASVGIVILLTALCSPHIRRFN, from the coding sequence ATGCTGACCGGTTCCGGCAAAAAAGCCGCGGACGGCGCAGACTCGCACGCTTCGCGGCTGTCGATTTTCCTGTCGCCGATTCGCAAATCGAAAGCTTTTACCTACCTGTGGCTCGGTCAATGGATCGCCATGCTGGGCAGCTCCGTCTCCGTGCTCATCCTGCCGCTCGTCGTCTACTCGCTGACCGATTCGTCGACGGCGCTGGGCCTTGCCATGACCTGCTACATGCTGCCGAACATTATTGCGCTGCCTTTTGCCGGGTGGATCGTGGACAAGACGGATCGGCTGCGGCTCGTCATGCTAAGCAACGCGGCGCGGCTGTGCATCATGCTGCTGGCGGCAATCTCGATCTTCAACGGCAGCCTGACGCTGGAACGGCTGTATATCGGGCTCGTCTTCTACGGCATGATGGAAGGCGTGTTCAACCCTGCCTACTCCGCCCTGCGCGCCGAAGTGTTCACGCCGGACATCCGCAACGCCGCCAACGCGCTGAGCCAGATCAGTATCCAGGGCGTTCGGCTGCTTGGCCCCGCGCTCGGCGGCATGCTCGTCACCGCCGCGTCTCCGGGCGCCGGATTTGCGCTTGATTCCATCACGTATTTCATCTCGCTGCTGTGCTTCCTGATGCTCGGCCGGGTGCTGGCCCGGCAAAAAGGGCGCTCCGGCGGCGGATGGCGCGCCCGATCGGACAAGCTCGGCGGACAAGCCGGCACGCAGGCGGCGCAAGGAATCGCGGCGCCTCGTGCAGACGAAGCGGCGAACGGCGGCGCGGCGGCGAACGGGCAAGGAGCGGCCGGAAGAAGCGAGACGGCGGACGCGGCGGCCTCTCTGCGCGGCGGTATGCCGGCCGAAACGGTCGTACCCCCCGGCGGTGTTGCGCCGGGCGACGCGGCTGCGGCTGCGCCGCGAACCCCTTCCGTGCTGTCCGGCTTCGGCGCGGAGTTCATGGAAGGCGTCCATGTGCTGCGCAAACTGCCGTGGCTGTGGATTACGATTCTCGCCTTTTCGCTGCTCAATATTTGCTATACCGGCATTGTGGCCGTGCTCGTGCCGTGGCTGTTCAAAGTCCATCACGGACTGCCGCCTTCCGTGTACGGCATCGCGATGGCCGGCACGGCCGTAGGCGCGATTCTGGCCGCCGTGCTGTTCGGCTCCAAGCGCGACTGGCAGCGCCGCGGCCTGGTCGCCTACGGCGGCGCGCTGCTCGGCGGCGTCGCCCTGCTGCTGCTGTCCGTCATCACGTGGGTGCCGGGACTCGTCATGGCGATGGTCCTCGAAGGCTTCGGCATGATGATGTTCATGATCATCTGGGAGATCAGCCTGCAGGAACTCGTCCCCGCCGAAAGCTTCGGCCGCGTCGCCAGCCTCGACATGCTCGGCTCGTTCGCGCTGCTGCCGGTCGGCTACCTGATCGTCGGCCATCTGGCCGATACGATCGGCGGCCTGCCGACGATCGCGATCTTCGCAAGCGTCGGCATCGTCATTCTGCTGACCGCGCTGTGCTCGCCGCATATCCGGCGGTTTAACTAG
- a CDS encoding VWA domain-containing protein, with amino-acid sequence MGTPQTVLTTGANAPIGQTDELRVRVEWNAAPADLDVSCFMVGENGKVPSDDYFIFYNQDSSPGGQVRYERTGPSGVVFVIRTNELDAGLIAKCVFSATLDGAGTFADVTGCRIVAETGSGEILYEIREATQERSLVFMELYRHASGLKLRAIGRGFNGGLKPLAEAHGVEIEDEEAPAPPSTPKPPESAPAASSPAPSTAAAGLPAQPPAKPEPEPSRPLGKIDLLKRKVGISLEKKNIAHEKARVAVVFDASGSMTQLYKQGTVQRAFERILAVSAQMDDDGIMDVWFFASKMMRAPSVTEYQYENYVQKTYPGPSLKSKIGFGNNEPVVMEDVVRKYTEEDPDDRTPTYIIFFSDGGIYETKKISKLLIKHADKPIFWQFVGLGRANFGVLEQLDDLRGRIVDNADFFALDDLDSVSDEELYDRLLNEFPGWLKEVRSRGILKS; translated from the coding sequence ATGGGAACACCGCAAACGGTTTTGACGACAGGAGCCAACGCTCCGATCGGGCAGACGGACGAACTTCGCGTACGCGTCGAATGGAACGCCGCTCCGGCGGATCTCGACGTCAGCTGTTTCATGGTCGGAGAGAACGGCAAAGTGCCTTCGGACGATTATTTTATTTTTTACAATCAAGACAGCAGTCCGGGCGGGCAGGTACGGTACGAGCGGACGGGGCCCAGCGGCGTCGTCTTCGTTATCCGCACGAACGAGCTGGACGCCGGCCTGATCGCCAAATGCGTCTTTTCCGCGACGCTTGACGGAGCCGGGACGTTTGCCGACGTGACCGGCTGCCGGATCGTGGCGGAAACGGGCAGCGGCGAGATTCTGTACGAGATCCGGGAAGCGACGCAGGAGCGTTCGCTCGTCTTCATGGAACTGTACCGGCACGCGTCGGGATTGAAGCTGCGCGCGATCGGACGGGGCTTCAACGGAGGGCTCAAGCCGCTGGCCGAAGCACACGGCGTCGAGATCGAAGACGAAGAAGCACCCGCGCCGCCGAGCACGCCGAAGCCGCCCGAGAGCGCGCCGGCCGCTTCGTCGCCCGCTCCGTCGACCGCCGCTGCCGGGCTTCCCGCGCAGCCGCCGGCGAAGCCCGAACCGGAGCCGTCGCGGCCGCTCGGCAAGATCGACCTGCTCAAGCGCAAAGTCGGCATCTCGCTGGAGAAGAAAAATATCGCGCACGAAAAAGCCCGCGTAGCCGTCGTGTTCGACGCTTCGGGCTCGATGACGCAGCTGTACAAACAAGGCACCGTCCAGCGTGCGTTCGAACGGATTCTCGCCGTATCTGCCCAAATGGACGACGACGGGATTATGGACGTCTGGTTTTTTGCCAGCAAGATGATGCGGGCGCCGAGCGTGACGGAGTACCAATACGAGAATTACGTGCAGAAGACGTACCCGGGACCGAGCCTGAAGAGCAAGATCGGCTTCGGCAACAACGAGCCCGTCGTCATGGAAGACGTCGTCCGCAAGTACACGGAAGAAGACCCGGACGACCGGACGCCGACCTATATCATCTTTTTTAGCGACGGGGGCATCTACGAGACGAAGAAGATCTCGAAGCTGCTGATCAAACACGCGGACAAGCCGATCTTTTGGCAGTTCGTCGGTCTCGGCAGAGCCAACTTCGGCGTGCTGGAGCAGTTGGACGACCTGCGCGGACGCATCGTCGACAACGCCGATTTTTTCGCGCTCGACGATCTGGACTCGGTCAGCGACGAAGAGTTGTACGACCGGCTGCTGAACGAATTTCCGGGCTGGCTGAAGGAAGTCCGCTCGCGCGGCATTTTGAAAAGCTGA
- a CDS encoding ABC transporter permease, with protein sequence MSTRIESVDGSRPASGGPVGAAEAGRADGRIGAAEAGRAAERIGAAEAGRAAGRIGAVEAERADERIGAAEAGRAAERIGAAGEGRAAGRIGAAEAGRAAERIGAVEAGRADGPVGAAGGSEVSIVPSANRAGHAGSAGPTFGAMIARSAEVELGKIAAQFKYRALPLLMALAPLALLLLNRTEGSFIRFSPENLPFTLLSLAAYVLLPLVACMLAADLFAGERERGELKIPLTRPVSRSALALGKIGAMLAYQAGLLLLLLVLSLAAALLSGAGLSDLNVPGIVGAYVLTLLPAAVLTALAAFASTLARSATLGFMLGVALIAVMNGAGLLFPSAAPLLAADYVTLYKTVIGSGIAYAQLGLGAGILLGWGAIFTAAQLLAFDGQEV encoded by the coding sequence ATGAGTACGCGAATCGAAAGCGTGGACGGAAGCCGGCCGGCTTCGGGCGGCCCGGTCGGGGCTGCCGAAGCGGGCAGAGCGGACGGGCGGATCGGGGCTGCCGAAGCGGGGAGGGCGGCCGAGCGGATTGGCGCTGCCGAAGCGGGTAGAGCGGCCGGGCGGATTGGCGCTGTCGAAGCGGAGAGAGCGGACGAGCGGATCGGCGCTGCCGAAGCGGGTAGAGCGGCCGAGCGGATTGGCGCTGCCGGAGAGGGCAGAGCGGCCGGACGGATTGGCGCTGCCGAAGCGGGTAGAGCGGCCGAGCGGATCGGGGCTGTCGAAGCGGGTAGAGCGGACGGCCCGGTCGGTGCTGCCGGAGGAAGCGAAGTTTCCATCGTGCCAAGCGCGAACCGCGCCGGGCATGCGGGCAGCGCGGGGCCGACGTTCGGCGCGATGATCGCCCGCTCCGCCGAAGTCGAACTGGGCAAGATTGCGGCCCAGTTCAAGTATCGGGCGCTGCCTCTGCTGATGGCGCTTGCGCCGCTGGCTCTGCTGCTGCTCAACCGCACCGAAGGAAGCTTCATTCGCTTTTCGCCCGAGAATCTGCCGTTCACGCTGCTGTCGCTGGCGGCTTACGTGCTGCTTCCGCTAGTCGCGTGCATGCTCGCGGCGGATCTGTTCGCCGGGGAACGGGAGCGCGGCGAACTGAAAATCCCGCTCACCCGCCCGGTCAGCCGCAGCGCTCTTGCGCTCGGCAAAATCGGCGCCATGCTCGCCTACCAGGCCGGATTGCTGCTGCTCCTGCTGGTGCTGTCGCTGGCGGCGGCGCTGCTGTCCGGCGCCGGATTAAGCGATCTGAACGTGCCGGGCATCGTCGGCGCCTACGTGCTGACGCTGCTGCCCGCAGCCGTCTTGACGGCGTTGGCGGCGTTCGCTTCGACGCTTGCCCGCAGCGCGACTCTCGGTTTCATGCTGGGCGTCGCCCTGATCGCCGTCATGAACGGCGCCGGCCTGCTATTTCCTTCGGCAGCCCCGCTGCTTGCGGCCGATTACGTGACGCTGTACAAAACGGTCATCGGCTCCGGCATCGCCTATGCGCAGCTCGGCCTGGGCGCCGGCATCCTGCTCGGCTGGGGTGCGATATTCACAGCCGCTCAGCTGCTGGCGTTTGACGGACAGGAAGTGTGA
- a CDS encoding ArsR/SmtB family transcription factor: MTDRPMTPNGSLIIDAKQNKLLQSALRIKIMHALSREAMTSKQVADRLRQTPGNIHYHIQRLYEGGLLELAETRSVAGIVEKYYAAPASQFHFPGAAEGELRQKDDEGWTGGAPFSEYHATRLDLSDEEAARFSEELKTLLEKWELHTEGGREYGVSIRIGRIDEKGED; the protein is encoded by the coding sequence TTGACGGACAGACCGATGACGCCGAACGGCTCGCTTATCATCGACGCCAAACAGAACAAACTGCTGCAAAGCGCCCTGCGGATCAAAATCATGCACGCGCTGTCGCGCGAAGCGATGACGTCGAAGCAGGTCGCCGACCGGCTGCGCCAGACGCCGGGCAATATCCATTACCATATCCAGCGGCTGTACGAAGGCGGGCTGCTTGAACTGGCCGAGACGCGCAGCGTCGCGGGCATCGTGGAGAAATATTATGCCGCGCCGGCTTCGCAGTTCCATTTTCCCGGAGCGGCCGAAGGCGAACTTCGGCAAAAAGACGACGAAGGCTGGACGGGCGGCGCTCCTTTTTCCGAATACCATGCGACGCGGCTCGACCTGTCGGACGAAGAAGCGGCACGCTTCTCGGAAGAACTCAAGACGCTGTTGGAAAAGTGGGAACTTCATACCGAAGGCGGCCGGGAATACGGTGTCAGTATCCGGATCGGGCGAATCGACGAGAAAGGGGAAGATTGA
- a CDS encoding ABC transporter ATP-binding protein, which produces MTVVRIENLTKKYANRRGVDNLSFEVRAGEVLGLLGPNGSGKTTAMKAMTGLIRPDSGRIELLGMDPAERLPAILERTGCMIETPGLYPYLTAERNLRLTGRFYPGFDTGTVEDLLDRVGLLPYRREKVRRFSVGMKQRLALACALLPRPDLLVLDEPTNGMDIEGTAMFRELLLQERARGCAVVLSSHLAHEMEQLCTHAAVLREGVLVDRASVSEALDRYGSLEQYYLSVTQENGRNAG; this is translated from the coding sequence ATGACCGTCGTTCGTATCGAAAACCTGACGAAGAAGTATGCCAACCGTCGCGGCGTGGACAATCTGTCGTTTGAAGTGCGGGCCGGGGAGGTGCTCGGCCTGCTGGGCCCGAACGGCAGCGGCAAGACGACCGCGATGAAAGCGATGACCGGGCTGATCCGCCCCGATTCGGGACGAATCGAGCTGCTGGGAATGGACCCGGCCGAACGGCTGCCGGCCATTTTGGAACGGACGGGCTGCATGATCGAGACGCCCGGCCTGTATCCGTACCTGACGGCGGAGCGGAATCTCCGGCTGACCGGCCGCTTCTATCCCGGTTTCGATACGGGCACGGTCGAAGACCTGCTCGACCGGGTCGGCCTGCTGCCGTACCGCCGGGAGAAAGTCCGGCGGTTCTCCGTCGGCATGAAGCAGCGTCTGGCGCTGGCGTGCGCGCTGCTGCCGCGGCCCGACCTGCTCGTACTCGACGAGCCGACGAACGGCATGGACATCGAAGGCACCGCGATGTTCCGCGAACTGCTGCTGCAAGAGCGCGCACGCGGCTGCGCCGTCGTGTTGTCCAGCCATCTGGCGCACGAGATGGAGCAGCTCTGCACGCATGCGGCCGTGCTGCGCGAAGGCGTGCTGGTCGACCGCGCTTCGGTGTCCGAAGCGCTGGACCGGTATGGCAGCCTTGAGCAGTATTACCTGAGCGTGACGCAGGAGAATGGGAGGAATGCGGGATGA
- a CDS encoding ABC transporter substrate-binding protein, with the protein MPFIFRSALFRSASLLLGGALLIAGCGSSGSGTAGTADAAPEAAEPAVRTVRHLKGDSAIPAEPARIASLDYRLTDYLLALGLKPYATVTYPGGVMPPYLDAAALEGVQPLGDEVNVEAVLQAAPDVILGRKAQADLYDQLQAVAPTVIADSPSANWKEELRAYGRMFGREDRAETWLDGYAKQAEAARQAIAAAVPAGSTFLYVRIMPKEVRVHGPKQALSDVLYADLGLTPARGVEQLEDIVPISLEVLPDYDADYLFVEVGAPGADGDRDAADNRKRIEQTSVWKNLKAVRAGHVYEMPQWVISEAPLIKQKSVEEVKRVLTGK; encoded by the coding sequence ATGCCCTTTATTTTCCGATCCGCCTTATTCCGGTCCGCTTCGCTGCTGCTGGGAGGCGCCCTGCTGATCGCGGGCTGCGGCTCGTCCGGCAGCGGCACCGCGGGAACGGCAGATGCCGCTCCTGAAGCCGCCGAGCCTGCCGTCCGCACCGTCCGTCACCTCAAAGGCGACAGCGCCATTCCGGCCGAGCCGGCGCGCATCGCTTCGCTCGATTACCGGCTGACCGATTATCTGCTGGCGCTCGGCCTCAAGCCTTACGCCACCGTCACGTATCCGGGCGGCGTCATGCCGCCTTATCTGGATGCCGCCGCGCTCGAAGGCGTGCAGCCGCTCGGCGACGAAGTCAACGTCGAAGCGGTGCTGCAGGCCGCTCCCGACGTCATTCTGGGCCGCAAAGCGCAGGCCGATCTGTACGATCAGCTGCAAGCAGTCGCGCCGACCGTCATTGCCGATTCGCCTTCGGCGAACTGGAAAGAAGAGCTTCGGGCTTACGGCCGCATGTTCGGGCGCGAAGATCGGGCCGAGACTTGGCTGGACGGCTACGCCAAGCAGGCCGAAGCGGCCCGGCAGGCGATCGCCGCCGCCGTGCCGGCAGGATCGACTTTTCTGTACGTGCGCATCATGCCCAAGGAAGTCCGCGTGCACGGGCCGAAGCAGGCGCTGTCCGACGTCCTCTATGCCGATCTCGGTCTGACCCCGGCGCGCGGCGTCGAGCAGCTCGAAGACATCGTCCCGATCTCGCTGGAAGTGCTGCCGGATTACGACGCCGATTATCTGTTCGTGGAAGTCGGCGCTCCGGGCGCGGACGGCGACCGCGACGCCGCGGACAACCGGAAGCGGATCGAGCAGACTTCCGTTTGGAAAAACCTCAAAGCGGTCCGGGCCGGACACGTGTACGAAATGCCGCAGTGGGTCATCAGCGAAGCGCCTTTGATCAAGCAAAAATCGGTGGAAGAAGTGAAACGGGTTTTGACCGGAAAATGA